The window CGAGTGAGCCGAGCTTTGCGCAAATGTCTCGGGACCAAAGCGAAGACGGTTGTGGAAAATATGGCACTTGTTCTCACCAAAAAGCCGACCGAGGGACGCGAGCGGGAAGAACGGCGCCCTGATGAAATACTACAAAAATATTCTTTTCTGTACAGCGTTGCATAAGAAAAACACCTTGGGAAGACAAGCGCTCGCCACCCAATTCCTCGAAGGTGGCGTTTTGGGTTTGGACCCTTCGCTAGCCGTCAAAACGGCGGACGAGCGAGACGATCCGTTTGACTTGGTGCCGAAACCCAGGGACGCGCCTACGTGGCTGCCCTCGGCGTCCAACCTGTCCGGCGGCTACACGTCGCCGGAGGCCCGGGGGCGGGGTGAGAGTTGGGGCGGGACGCAGCCGCAGCACGCCAACCACAGCGACTTCTGGATGTCCGGGTTGCGGAAGGCGTATATGACCGGGTTGATGACGGAGCAGCAGGCGGCCGGCAGCGCTGCCGCGTAGCCGTACGCCGGCGGGTAGCTGGGGTCGGCCACGGCCGAGTAGGCGGCGAAGGGCAGCCAGCAGGCCCCGAAGGCGCACAGGATGGCGGCCAGCGTGGACACGCCCTTGGTGGTGGAGCTGGCCGGGAACTGCTGCTGCACGGCTATCTGCTGCGCGTGGCGGAAGGCGATCTTGCAGATCTGCAGGTACAGCTGCATCATCAGCGCGAAGACCAGCAGGAAGGCCACGGCCAGCGCCAGCGCGTTGGCCTTGGTGACGGGCCGGAAGACGCTGCACGCCGAGCGCTCACGCAGGCAGTTCCAGCCCAGTGCCGGCAGCAGGCCCAGCGTCAGGCAGGCCAGCCAGATGGCCGCCACCATGGCGTAGGTCAGGGTCAGCGTGCGCTCCGTGTGGTAGGTCAGGGCGTTGCACAGCGACAGGTAGCGGTCCACCGTCACTGCCAGCACGTTGAGCACCGAGGCAGAGAAAGCCGACAGTAGCAGCCCCGCCGACAGCAGGCCGGCCGCCTCGGGCCAGCCCGACGCCAGGTAGGTGACCACGAAGTTGAGGATGAGGCCCAGGCCGGCCAGGAGGTCGGCCGCCGCCAGCGAGCCCATCAGGACCAAGGTGGGCGCCCTGGGGGCCGGCGAGTAGAACAGCACGGCGATGACCAGCGCGTTCTCGCAGGAGATGAGCGTCCCCGTGGCGCACAGCGCCACGTCCCACGGGCTCACCTCCGTCGCCGGACGCGGCTGGGGCGGCGCGGCGCGCACCGCCGGCTCCGCCGTGGAGTTGGACGGCTCCTCCCACCACGCCACCGACGACCAGTTGGCGGGCTCCGGGGCCGAGGAGGAGTTGAGGCCGCTCccggccgccgccaccgccgccgccagcGACAGGatcatggggggggggggttgcggGAGTGAGCGCGAAggaaggacggacggacggcggctCGTCAAGCGGAATGCGCCCTCTCGGCTCCTCGGCTAAAAGCGGGCGCCGACGCTTCCGTTCGTCATCCTGACGAAGATCAACAAATGCTATTTTTAGCACGCCGCTAAAATTGGTGCATGACGTCCCGGCTCGCCGCGCCGGGGCAATTTTTAGACGCGCTTCCACATCATCCTCTCCCGAGGATGACGCCGTCCAGGCATCCGGGCCGAGCGGGCAAAAGGCGCGTCGGAGCTCCGGCGGCTAAAATGACGTCCGTCCGCCGCTCCATTCACAAaaagaaagatgaaaaaaaaaaagggctggCGGCCAGAAACCCCCGcccgctccctccctccctccgtccctccCCCTCCGTCTGATTCTGGGAAGGTCACCGGTGCCGACAAAGACCACCCCCTCCGTCCGCCACCCCGGCCCCCGTCGCCTGCCGGGTGCACATCACTGCGGTAAAcaccccccacccaaaaaaaaggcGGCGAGAGAGGAGCCGCGAGAAGGACGAGAAGTCACCTTTCATTCAGCCGCAGCACTGCGTGAGCGGAAGCGCGACTACCGAGTGGGATGGGAGGGGGGGGCTTTGAGGGGCTGGGCGGGGGCGTTTGGGGGGCCGGGGCACTTCGGGcttggagggagggaggggggggaaataaagaaaatgacCAGCTGCTTGCGGTCCCCGCGGGCAAGCGCCAAtcttcttctttggcgctggCTCGGTCGGTACTCTTTGCGAGCCGCCGTCCCCACTCCTCAGCGCACATGACGTCACCAAAGTCTCCTCCGCCATCGGCGGCGGTCACGCCGGCCGGGCGTGCGTTCAAAACACGATGCTAAGGCCGGATGTGGCGGAATCTGGGCGACCATTGTGAAAGGTCGCCGCGTCCGGACCAGAACGAGACCCAAAGGGCTCCGCCGTCCCACCTATTGGAGATCGTGCCCTAAATCCCGTAGTAGACTGGGGAGGGGcctaaaatgaaaaggaagtgactCGGAAATGGGAAGTGACTCAATTAGCGGGAGGTGATAcagaaattttaaggccaacgcGGTGTAGACGCCAATTATTCCTTCGTTAACTGTTGTTGAAACAAAATGGCCACTTGTCAGGTGGCCCTCGGGCGTTTGCAGCGGTTTCCCTTGGCGTGAACGTGGCCGTTCAAAGGTTTCCCTTCCATCCGGTCTCGGGAATACCGAGCACGAGTAGGCGGGGCCTAGGGGCTCTCTCCACGCTGGGCCGTGGCCATCCACTAGGTGGCAGCACAGCCGCGTGGCCACGTGCCTTTATCGTAAACCTCCATCGAAAGGACTTGTTGCTTCCAAACTGGTCGGAACGGGCCGcaacgccgccgccgtcgccgacCCGGGAAGTCCAACCTATTTCGCCCGAGGCGGCGAATGAGCGCACGTGACGGCGATGCGGCGAAAATCATGGTCGTCATCCGCCGCCACTGCTGCTTCATCATTTCGTTGTTAAGGGCAACCAAGCACAGCGCGGAACGACCGCCACCGTTGCATTCAAGGAGAAGGCCACAGCGCGTGCCAGTTTCAGGGTCCGACTCGAGCCCCAAGGACACGACGCTTGGAGCTGGGGGCGGTGTTGAAGACAATAATTGGTCTTCAATTGCGCTCCACCTCTTAACCTCAGAAGCGCACCGCTTTCgtttctctctcttgctctctctctctctctctctctctctctccatcgaGCAGGAGCGCGCGCGCGCTCGCACTCACGCACTCACGCTCGCTGGCTTGCTCGCCTTCCTCCTCCGCCCTTGCCTTCCTTCTCTTCTcaccgtctctccctctcttccgTTCCCCGTTCTCCGCCACCCTTCCTACCTGCTCCAGTCCGTTTCCGGCAGCCGGcacgggaggaggaggaggaggaaggaagGAGGCCCCGCCACCGAACACTCGGAAGCGGCGGACGAGCCCCGGCCGCCGCCGGGGGGAGGAGCGAAGGTAAGCCGAGCCGAGCCGCGCGCGTGTCGCCGACGGCGATTCCACGCGCGAGCGGGGCGAGATGGAAACGCGCAAGCGGGGCGAGATGGAAACGCGCGGCGGGACCTGCCGACCGGCGACATTTTCCTCTTCCGTCCGCCTCTCGTGGTCGCCGCCGTCATCgtcatcctcctcatcctcacccCGTATGTCGCCATCCTAAGGGGCCGTTTTGGAAAAGAACCAGACAAAGGTTTGCTTGTGCGCGCGAGAGAGGAAGAGGCGAGCGTAACCgcggcacccccccccccaccaccaccccgcGCATCCATCCACACGGAGAACGCAAGTCTGACGGCTTGGCTTCTTCTGCAGAGTCCCGTCATGGCTTCCAAACTCAACCCCAACGTCCTGTACGTGGCCGAGCCCGGCGACCCCGAGAGGAACCCTCCCGTGAGTCCCGCCGCTTACGGACCGACCGGCGCCTTTCCCGAACCGGGAGGGGCCCGGTCGGAATCAGACGCCGTCCGTCCCTCCGGCAGGCCAGCGAGGCGGGAGACGAGTCGTCCGACAGCGACGGGGAGCAAGAGACGTCGCACAAGCTGATCCGCAAAGTGTCCACGTCGGGGCAGATGCGGGCCAAGGTAAGGAGCCGACGGGACTCGTACCGGGGATAATGGACTGGGCACTCCGGCCGACTCAATGTCACTGTGTCAAGTCCGGATCATTATGTGGCGCCGCCATCGACCGCTGGCTGGAAATTGCGCCGGGATCAATCGGAGGCGCGGGATTCTGCCGCTCGTTGCCATGGCGATAGCCGCCGGAAAGCCTAGCCTAGAACGGTCGCGCGACCTACGCGCTGACCCTCCTGTCGGGGCGCTTTTGCTTTTACGCGGGGCGGCCACACCCGCGACTGAGACTCCTTCCCGGTTGGGTTCACCTCCGCGCGACCTTGGAGGCCGGCGGCTAGCGTAGACGTTTCGTGGGGATGGAGTTGATTCACGAGCTAGCTCGCGTCGGCAAAACGGTCAAgtgccgcctcctcctcctcctcaagtTTGGTTACGTAAGCTtttatactcttttttttttcggtcCTACCGGTTGCGCTTCGCCCTCATGGTGCAGGTGTGGGTTTGCGCACCAAGTGGCGTCCCACGTGCACGTTAGCGTGGTAGGGAACCTCGCTTCAGATGCTTTTGTAAGTGCGAGGGGGGCTTTTAGCTCGGCGGTCAGCTCGCTTGACGTTTGTGGGGAAACGGGTTCTTCGGTGGAtagcatccatttttttggccatgtttttctcttttgttgcaAATATTAACTCCTGGGTggcgttagatgtccaatccaatttagggAGGCGGGGATATCCGGTCTAATTGGCTGTCAACGGCACtattcccagttaaaatggatccAACGGCTACAAGTGGCAAACTAATTCAGTATGCGAAGATGGCAAAAATCGGTAGCAAATAGCGAACAAGTGCCACCACCACACGGCGTTGGAGTAGAAGTGGCTTGTCGTCCCCCCGAGAGCCCCCCAGTTTTTGCGTGAGCGGGATTTGAACAAGTCAAATGAAATCCTCGGCTGACGCAGCGCTAAAAAAGTTGGCGTTCAGGCCCCCGGGACACTAGAGCGTGGGCACGGACGACTTCTAGGTAGCAAACGCGCGTGGGTCGGTGAATAAGCGCACTTACCGGCCGGCGTGTGGGATGGTCGGCGTTGCGCCCGCGGCTCTTTCTGCGCTCTGATTCAGGCTGGGCGCGCTTCATTCTGGCAGGACGCGGCGCTGCGGAGACAAAAAGCGTGTTTGAGATTGCGTCGGAGTGGAAACAGGTGCAAAAGGCTCGTTACAATCCCAAATTAGCTCGTATTCAACACAACCGAGCTAGCAAAAACCTTTCTCCGCGTTCCGCTTTTGTCCCGGCCTCGTCCTTGACGTCCCCGAGGCGCCGTACGACATCCCTTTTCGTCCTCCCCGAGCGTCCTTTTTGTCATTTGCCTCTCTATCCCGGCGAGACCCCTCTTAATGAGGCCGCGCCTCCGCCGGATGAAAATACGGCTAACGAGCTATCCTCGGCGCCCGCGTCGGGACGGCGAGGACGGGACCGTGTCTGTCTGCGGACGCAGATGGAGTGTGTTTGCGTGGCGGCTAATGAGCCGCAACCTGACACGGGCGCTTTCCCCTTTCCCGTAGGCGTCTCGACGGGCGGCATCGATCGCGCGTATCGCTCTCCGTCCATCTCGTCTTTGAAACCTGACCCGGCTTGCCGTCTGAGCGGCTTTGTCGTGGTTAGAAGCCAGCGGGCGTCTGTCCGAGTTAGCATCTGGGAAAGAACGCCACGTCAATCGAGGTTACGCTCCGTTCCCAAGAGAAGACCACGGACGGGGTCCTCTTTGGGACGGAGGCCCGGTCATCCCACGTGGGTCGCGGGGTCATGCTAATGCTAAAGATGAAACACCAATGGCAATTAAAGACGTGCTAACGGCATTGAGGGTTTAAGCGCCTGTCATCTCTTTCCTCGGGATTATGCGGCCCCGACGCCAGATTTGGTCCGTATGTTGCGAcgccccccgcccccccaccACCGCCACTAGCAGGAGATTATGTGTCCTGCCACGCACTAACCCCTCCAGGCAGAATCCCAAAAACGGGATGATAGCAGAGAACGGCGTTAACGGGCAAAACCGAGAGCGGCTGGTGCAAGTGACGGGGTAGAATAAGTCGTCAGTTTCTTTTCCTGTCCAAGTCTTGTGCGTCGTGCGTGTTTGCGTGTCTATAAATAGGCACGCGGGGGGTGCATGAGACAGGATGTGGTCGCCATGGTGCAAAGTCCTCCCACGCCTCCTTTTAACCGCGCACCCGCGCTCGACGACACGTTCGCGCCGGGGCCGACCAGAGTCTGTTTCAAATGTTTCCACCTTTTGGGGCCGACGTTAGCTTCATTTTGGCGACCGTTCACGGGCCGCTAGCGACGGGGAAAAGAGAACACCAAATAGGTTAGCGTGCGTTTTACGAAGAA is drawn from Stigmatopora argus isolate UIUO_Sarg chromosome 20, RoL_Sarg_1.0, whole genome shotgun sequence and contains these coding sequences:
- the gpr185b gene encoding G-protein coupled receptor 12 translates to MILSLAAAVAAAGSGLNSSSAPEPANWSSVAWWEEPSNSTAEPAVRAAPPQPRPATEVSPWDVALCATGTLISCENALVIAVLFYSPAPRAPTLVLMGSLAAADLLAGLGLILNFVVTYLASGWPEAAGLLSAGLLLSAFSASVLNVLAVTVDRYLSLCNALTYHTERTLTLTYAMVAAIWLACLTLGLLPALGWNCLRERSACSVFRPVTKANALALAVAFLLVFALMMQLYLQICKIAFRHAQQIAVQQQFPASSTTKGVSTLAAILCAFGACWLPFAAYSAVADPSYPPAYGYAAALPAACCSVINPVIYAFRNPDIQKSLWLACCGCVPPQLSPRPRASGDV